Proteins encoded by one window of Fusobacterium perfoetens:
- a CDS encoding YfcE family phosphodiesterase, protein MRIVVVSDVHGCFERLYRIIKKENPQMVMFSGDGNEDIEHMQFVFPDIKFVTVRGNCDYDSDFKDEELVEILGRKIFITHGHIYGVKRNYHNIEIKGREEGADVAIFGHTHSPYLSKKENIILFNPGAVLCGSYGVINIEENKKIELIHKEIQ, encoded by the coding sequence ATGAGAATAGTAGTAGTATCAGATGTTCATGGTTGTTTTGAACGTCTATATAGAATTATAAAAAAAGAAAATCCTCAAATGGTAATGTTTTCAGGAGATGGAAATGAAGATATAGAACACATGCAATTTGTATTTCCTGATATAAAATTTGTAACAGTTAGAGGAAATTGTGACTATGATAGTGATTTTAAAGATGAAGAGCTTGTGGAGATACTAGGAAGAAAGATTTTTATCACTCATGGACATATCTATGGTGTAAAAAGAAACTACCATAATATAGAGATAAAAGGGAGAGAAGAGGGGGCTGATGTTGCAATATTTGGTCACACTCATTCTCCATACCTAAGCAAAAAAGAAAATATAATTTTATTTAACCCTGGAGCTGTTCTTTGTGGCAGCTACGGGGTTATCAACATAGAAGAAAACAAAAAAATTGAATTGATTCATAAAGAGATTCAATAA
- the pheS gene encoding phenylalanine--tRNA ligase subunit alpha — MKEKLSLLKSQAKEEILKLVTLQEVEDFRVKYLGKKGLVTEISKGMKNLSAEERPVIGQLLNEIRQEITEFIESKKEEITKELKAKQLEEEVIDITLAGKKAVPGRLHPLTETANLLKKIAMDMGFDVADGPEIELVKYNFDALNIPESHPSRDITDTFYISDEVCLRTQTSPVQVRYMLEKKPPFRMVCVGKVYRPDYDVSHTPMFHQIEGLMVGKDVSFANLKAILTTFMEKVFGENTKVRFRPHFFPFTEPSAEMDVECVICKGKGCRVCKNSGWLEIMGCGMVDPEVLKSVGYNPDEVSGFAFGMGIERITMLRHGIDDLRAFFENDTRFLKQFK, encoded by the coding sequence ATGAAAGAAAAATTATCTTTGCTTAAATCTCAAGCAAAAGAAGAAATTTTAAAACTTGTTACTTTGCAAGAAGTAGAAGATTTTAGAGTTAAATATTTAGGAAAGAAAGGGCTTGTAACAGAGATTTCTAAAGGAATGAAAAATCTTTCTGCTGAAGAAAGACCTGTTATTGGACAACTTTTAAATGAAATTAGACAAGAGATAACAGAATTTATCGAAAGTAAAAAAGAGGAGATTACAAAAGAGTTAAAAGCTAAACAATTAGAAGAAGAAGTAATCGATATAACTCTTGCTGGAAAAAAAGCAGTACCTGGAAGATTACATCCATTGACAGAAACAGCAAATTTACTTAAAAAAATCGCTATGGATATGGGATTTGACGTTGCTGATGGACCAGAGATAGAACTTGTAAAATATAACTTTGATGCTTTAAATATACCAGAATCTCACCCATCAAGAGATATAACAGATACTTTCTATATTTCTGATGAAGTATGTCTAAGAACTCAAACATCACCAGTTCAAGTAAGATATATGCTAGAAAAGAAACCACCTTTTAGAATGGTTTGTGTAGGAAAAGTTTATAGACCAGACTATGATGTTTCTCATACACCAATGTTCCATCAAATCGAAGGATTAATGGTAGGAAAAGATGTTTCTTTTGCTAACTTAAAAGCAATACTTACTACTTTTATGGAAAAAGTTTTTGGAGAAAATACAAAAGTAAGATTTAGACCTCATTTCTTCCCATTTACAGAACCAAGTGCAGAAATGGACGTAGAATGTGTTATCTGTAAAGGTAAAGGTTGTAGAGTTTGTAAAAACAGTGGTTGGCTAGAAATTATGGGTTGTGGAATGGTAGACCCAGAAGTTTTAAAATCAGTAGGATATAATCCAGATGAAGTTTCAGGGTTTGCATTTGGTATGGGTATAGAAAGAATAACTATGCTTAGACATGGAATTGATGATTTAAGAGCATTCTTTGAAAATGACACAAGATTTTTAAAACAATTTAAGTAG
- the pheT gene encoding phenylalanine--tRNA ligase subunit beta has protein sequence MLISLEWLKQYVDVNENIEELDRALTMIGQEVEAIEVQGKYLDNVVIGHIVEYGRHPEADKLSLLKINVGEEEPIQIVCGAPNHKEGDKVVVARIGAVLPGDFKIKKSKIRGVESFGMCCSKAELGLGKDHSGIIILPEDAPVGMEYREYAGLNDTVFELEITPNRPDCLSHIGIAREIAAYYGREVKYPKIEKLQDVTLTDDTLDIAIEDTERCKRFAGRIIRGVKVGESPEWLKKRIMAMGLNPINNIVDISNFVMFEYNQPIHIYDLKEIAGGKIVARRGKAGEKLVTLMEQEIDVNDELVIADGEKPSGLAGIMGGLGSGIKDDTQDIFIEVAYFVPEFIRKAGRKFGIVSDAGYRNERGTDMENVPTVLDRVTDLVLQLADPQSVGKMVDVYPAKYESCEIILDIAKLRRFAGKDIEKERIIEILTNLNLQVTDLGETLKVVPPSYRGDLVRPADLYEEVIRMYGFENIEDKMPVEDISAGVKNEVIKLMDESKDALAKIGLQEVINYSFIPKEVKDMLHIDREEIMILNPIVETMSMMRPTLIYSILNNIKENLNRNQDSIKIFEVAKVFEKTNDLLAIEDIHMAIGVCGRDEKSLWNPKPEAYDFYTLKGYVEEYLEEIGIKGYKIVRTTNPNFHPGRAADIMIGRLCVGSFGEIHPEIAEKMDITRERAYIAEMNVSLLKQYMSKKIKYEKVVKYPEVTRDFAIVLDEKVLVGDMIEAIKKSSDFVESVGLFDIYRGEHIEAGKKSVAISIVMRNKNGTLNEEDITKVQNKILNIIRTKYSGEIRQ, from the coding sequence ATGTTAATTTCATTAGAATGGCTTAAACAATATGTAGACGTAAATGAAAATATAGAAGAGCTTGATAGAGCTTTAACAATGATAGGACAAGAGGTAGAAGCAATAGAAGTTCAAGGTAAATATCTTGATAATGTTGTTATTGGACATATAGTTGAATATGGAAGACACCCAGAAGCTGATAAACTATCATTATTAAAAATAAATGTTGGAGAAGAAGAACCTATCCAAATAGTTTGTGGAGCACCAAATCACAAAGAGGGAGATAAGGTAGTAGTTGCAAGAATAGGTGCAGTATTACCAGGAGATTTCAAAATTAAAAAAAGTAAAATAAGAGGAGTAGAATCTTTTGGAATGTGTTGTTCAAAAGCTGAGTTAGGTTTAGGAAAAGACCACTCAGGAATAATCATTTTACCAGAAGATGCACCAGTAGGAATGGAGTATAGAGAATATGCCGGATTAAATGATACAGTATTTGAATTAGAAATCACTCCAAATAGACCTGACTGTCTTTCTCATATAGGTATTGCGAGAGAGATAGCTGCTTATTATGGAAGGGAAGTAAAATATCCAAAAATAGAAAAATTACAAGATGTAACTTTAACTGATGATACTTTAGATATTGCTATTGAAGATACTGAAAGATGTAAAAGATTTGCTGGAAGAATTATCCGTGGAGTAAAAGTTGGGGAATCTCCAGAATGGTTAAAGAAAAGAATAATGGCTATGGGATTAAACCCAATCAATAATATAGTAGATATTTCAAACTTTGTAATGTTTGAATACAACCAACCAATCCATATATATGATTTAAAAGAGATAGCTGGTGGAAAAATTGTTGCTAGAAGAGGAAAAGCAGGAGAAAAATTAGTTACTCTTATGGAACAAGAAATTGATGTTAACGATGAATTAGTAATCGCTGACGGAGAAAAACCATCTGGTCTTGCTGGAATTATGGGAGGACTTGGAAGTGGAATAAAAGATGATACTCAAGATATATTTATTGAAGTAGCTTATTTCGTTCCTGAATTTATAAGAAAAGCTGGAAGAAAATTTGGAATAGTAAGTGATGCTGGTTACAGAAACGAAAGAGGAACTGACATGGAAAATGTTCCAACTGTACTTGATAGAGTAACAGATTTAGTATTACAACTTGCTGATCCTCAATCAGTAGGAAAAATGGTTGATGTATATCCTGCTAAATATGAGTCTTGTGAAATTATTTTAGATATAGCAAAATTAAGAAGATTTGCTGGAAAAGATATAGAAAAAGAAAGAATAATAGAAATATTAACTAACTTAAATCTTCAAGTAACAGATTTAGGAGAAACTTTAAAAGTTGTTCCTCCAAGTTATAGAGGAGATTTAGTAAGACCTGCTGACTTATATGAAGAAGTTATCAGAATGTATGGATTTGAAAATATAGAAGATAAAATGCCAGTTGAAGATATATCTGCTGGAGTAAAAAATGAAGTTATAAAACTTATGGACGAATCAAAAGATGCTCTTGCAAAAATAGGACTTCAAGAAGTTATCAACTATAGTTTCATTCCAAAAGAAGTAAAGGACATGTTACATATAGATAGAGAAGAAATAATGATTCTTAACCCTATCGTAGAAACAATGTCTATGATGAGACCAACTTTAATATATAGTATTTTAAATAATATTAAAGAAAACTTAAATAGAAATCAAGATTCTATAAAAATATTTGAAGTAGCTAAAGTATTTGAAAAAACAAATGATTTATTAGCTATTGAAGATATTCATATGGCTATTGGAGTTTGTGGAAGAGATGAAAAATCTTTATGGAATCCAAAACCAGAAGCTTATGATTTCTATACATTAAAAGGATATGTAGAAGAATATTTAGAAGAAATCGGAATAAAAGGATATAAAATAGTTAGAACTACAAATCCTAACTTCCACCCAGGAAGAGCTGCTGATATTATGATTGGTAGACTTTGTGTAGGAAGTTTTGGAGAAATTCACCCAGAAATAGCTGAAAAAATGGATATCACAAGAGAAAGAGCTTATATAGCTGAAATGAATGTTTCTTTATTAAAACAATATATGAGCAAAAAAATAAAATATGAAAAAGTAGTAAAATATCCAGAAGTAACAAGAGATTTTGCTATTGTTCTTGATGAAAAAGTTTTAGTTGGAGATATGATAGAGGCTATTAAGAAAAGTTCAGATTTTGTAGAATCAGTTGGTCTATTTGATATTTACAGAGGTGAACACATAGAAGCTGGTAAAAAATCAGTTGCAATAAGTATTGTAATGAGAAATAAAAATGGTACTTTAAATGAAGAAGATATCACAAAAGTACAAAATAAAATTTTAAATATCATAAGAACTAAATATTCAGGAGAAATAAGACAATAA
- a CDS encoding L-serine ammonia-lyase — protein sequence MDSLRELFKIGNGPSSSHTMGPERAARRFKEENKEADHFKVELYGSLALTGKGHLTDWIIEKTLAPKKVEVRWKPEIVYPFHTNGMKFFAYDKDGKELKSWLVFSVGGGTIVEEGQERNSGEKIYPLTKMTDIVDWCKRNKKELWEYVFECEGESIKEYLLEIWKAMEEAVERGINTEGILPGSIQLKRRAATFYKKSRGEGKVRAFRGKLFAYTLAVSEENASGGRVVTAPTCGAAGVIPGALYTLAEAYELKDDEIVKALAIAGLIGNIVKENASISGAEAGCQAEVGTACSMAAGMGAFLMGGSVDQIEYAAEMALEHSLGLTCDPVGGYVQIPCIERNASAAARALDTSNYSIYTDGVHSVSFDEVVITMKETGRDLKDEYKETSLGGLAKYYCKGCC from the coding sequence ATGGATTCTTTAAGAGAATTATTTAAAATAGGAAATGGACCTTCAAGCTCTCATACAATGGGACCAGAGAGAGCAGCTAGAAGATTTAAAGAGGAGAATAAAGAAGCAGATCATTTTAAAGTGGAATTGTATGGTTCTTTAGCTCTTACAGGTAAGGGACATCTGACAGATTGGATAATAGAAAAAACGTTAGCTCCTAAAAAAGTGGAAGTACGTTGGAAGCCAGAAATAGTCTATCCTTTCCATACAAATGGAATGAAATTTTTTGCCTATGATAAAGATGGAAAAGAATTAAAATCTTGGTTAGTTTTCTCAGTTGGTGGAGGAACTATTGTTGAAGAGGGACAAGAGAGAAATAGTGGAGAAAAAATATATCCATTAACAAAAATGACTGATATAGTAGATTGGTGTAAAAGAAATAAAAAAGAGCTTTGGGAATATGTTTTTGAGTGTGAGGGAGAAAGTATCAAAGAATATTTATTAGAAATCTGGAAAGCTATGGAAGAGGCAGTAGAAAGAGGAATAAATACAGAGGGAATTCTTCCTGGAAGTATACAATTAAAAAGAAGAGCAGCTACTTTTTATAAAAAATCAAGAGGAGAGGGAAAAGTAAGAGCTTTTAGAGGAAAACTTTTTGCTTATACTTTAGCTGTGTCTGAAGAAAATGCAAGTGGAGGAAGAGTTGTTACAGCACCTACTTGTGGAGCTGCAGGGGTAATTCCTGGAGCTTTATATACTTTAGCAGAAGCATATGAATTAAAAGATGATGAGATAGTAAAAGCTTTAGCTATAGCAGGTTTAATAGGAAATATAGTAAAAGAAAATGCAAGTATTTCTGGAGCAGAGGCTGGTTGTCAAGCAGAAGTTGGAACAGCTTGTTCAATGGCAGCTGGAATGGGAGCTTTCTTAATGGGAGGTTCTGTGGATCAAATCGAATATGCAGCAGAAATGGCTTTGGAACATAGTCTTGGGCTTACTTGTGACCCAGTAGGAGGTTATGTTCAAATCCCTTGTATAGAAAGAAACGCTTCAGCAGCAGCAAGAGCTTTAGATACATCAAATTATTCTATTTATACAGATGGAGTTCACTCTGTTTCATTTGATGAAGTAGTTATCACAATGAAAGAAACTGGAAGAGATTTAAAAGATGAATACAAGGAAACATCTCTAGGAGGACTTGCAAAATATTATTGTAAGGGATGTTGTTAA
- the pth gene encoding aminoacyl-tRNA hydrolase: MKLVVGLGNPGKEYEKTRHNVGFMVLDKVAEKLKVYDFKEKFSGLLGEANYKGEKVLLLKPQTYMNLSGNSIVQVINFYKLNVEEDLIVVYDDMALPLGKLRMREKGSAGGHNGIKSIISHLGDKFLRIKFGIGQSKDKDKIVDFVIGRFSKEEEEEISKVLIHASDVVISVLDGVSIDRIMQNCNKK, encoded by the coding sequence ATGAAATTAGTAGTAGGACTGGGAAATCCAGGGAAAGAATATGAAAAAACAAGACATAATGTAGGTTTTATGGTTTTAGATAAGGTCGCTGAAAAATTAAAAGTTTACGATTTTAAAGAAAAATTCAGTGGACTTTTAGGGGAAGCAAATTATAAAGGAGAGAAGGTACTTCTTTTAAAACCACAGACATATATGAACTTAAGTGGAAACTCAATAGTACAAGTTATTAATTTTTATAAATTAAATGTAGAAGAAGATCTGATAGTTGTGTATGATGATATGGCTCTTCCTTTAGGAAAACTTAGAATGAGAGAAAAAGGAAGTGCTGGAGGACATAATGGAATAAAATCTATTATTTCACATTTAGGAGATAAATTTTTAAGAATAAAATTTGGAATTGGTCAAAGTAAAGACAAAGATAAAATAGTTGATTTTGTAATCGGAAGATTTTCGAAAGAGGAAGAAGAGGAAATAAGTAAAGTATTAATTCACGCAAGTGACGTGGTTATAAGTGTGCTAGATGGGGTTTCAATAGATAGAATTATGCAAAATTGTAATAAAAAATAG
- the rsxC gene encoding electron transport complex subunit RsxC, with the protein MKFFGFRGGVHPPDNKVQTATKATEKMASPKMVYIPLQQHIGAPLDPLVKVGDTVLKGQKIADSTAFMSTTIHSPVSGTVKKIEQRVFPLMGKANTIVIENDGRDEWCELEKIENWQEASKEDLLKLIREKGIVGIGGASFPTHIKLNPPKDCPIDTLVLNGAECEPYLNSDNRLMLEDPMAIVEGIKIIKKILGIDNAVIGIEENKPLAITSMKKACEGTGIEVLPLHTKYPQGGEKQLIKAVLDREVPSGKLPASVGVVVQNTGTAAAIYRGVVLGQPLIEKIVTVSGKAIKEPKNLKVVIGTPFSELLDYCGVEREKIDKLVMGGPMMGMAQFTEEVPVIKGTGGLLALTKEETNYTKPQACISCGKCVDVCPMHLVPFMYARLAVKGEWENLGQYNLMDCIECGSCAYICPANRPLTEAIKIGKAKLRAIKK; encoded by the coding sequence ATGAAGTTTTTTGGATTTAGAGGTGGGGTACATCCACCTGATAACAAAGTTCAAACAGCAACAAAAGCAACAGAGAAAATGGCATCACCAAAAATGGTATACATACCATTACAACAACACATAGGGGCTCCTTTAGATCCACTTGTAAAAGTTGGAGATACTGTTCTTAAGGGACAAAAAATAGCTGACTCAACAGCATTTATGTCTACTACTATCCACTCACCAGTTAGTGGAACAGTAAAGAAAATTGAGCAACGTGTATTCCCATTAATGGGAAAAGCTAATACAATCGTTATTGAAAATGATGGAAGAGATGAATGGTGCGAACTTGAAAAAATCGAAAATTGGCAAGAAGCATCAAAAGAGGACTTACTAAAACTTATTAGAGAAAAAGGTATAGTAGGTATAGGAGGAGCAAGCTTCCCTACTCATATTAAATTAAATCCACCAAAGGATTGTCCAATTGATACATTAGTATTAAACGGAGCAGAGTGTGAACCTTATCTAAACTCAGATAATAGACTTATGCTTGAAGATCCTATGGCTATTGTAGAAGGAATAAAAATTATTAAAAAAATACTAGGAATTGATAATGCAGTTATTGGAATAGAAGAAAATAAACCTCTTGCTATTACTAGTATGAAAAAAGCTTGTGAAGGAACAGGTATCGAAGTATTACCTCTTCACACAAAATATCCTCAAGGAGGAGAAAAACAACTTATAAAAGCAGTTCTAGATAGAGAAGTTCCATCTGGAAAATTACCTGCTTCAGTAGGAGTTGTAGTACAAAATACAGGAACAGCAGCAGCTATTTATAGAGGAGTTGTTTTAGGACAACCTTTAATTGAAAAAATAGTTACAGTTTCTGGAAAAGCTATTAAAGAGCCTAAAAACTTAAAAGTAGTAATAGGAACTCCATTCAGTGAATTATTAGATTACTGTGGAGTAGAAAGAGAAAAAATTGACAAACTTGTTATGGGTGGACCTATGATGGGTATGGCACAATTTACAGAAGAAGTTCCAGTAATAAAAGGTACTGGAGGTCTTTTAGCATTAACAAAAGAAGAAACAAACTATACTAAACCTCAAGCTTGTATTAGTTGCGGAAAATGTGTGGACGTTTGTCCAATGCATCTAGTACCATTTATGTATGCTAGATTAGCTGTAAAAGGTGAATGGGAAAACTTAGGACAATATAACTTAATGGACTGTATCGAATGTGGTTCTTGTGCTTATATTTGTCCAGCAAATAGACCATTAACTGAAGCTATAAAAATAGGAAAAGCTAAATTAAGAGCAATTAAGAAATAA
- a CDS encoding RnfABCDGE type electron transport complex subunit D, giving the protein MGPSPHIRTSETVDKVMLDVIIALVPALLMAVYVFKTKALIVTAVSVIFCMLTEFVFNKIRKKECTLHDKSAIVTGLLFAFVIPVDMSLPFVAIGAIVSIALGKMFFGGLGCNIFNPALVGRAFVQASWPVAITTFSLDGVAGPTMLDAMKRGLPMSEVLIGEGSMYVQALIGKMGGCLGETSAIAILLGGAYLIYKKQIDWKMPLVIIGTVAVFTTLLGAKDPIMQIISGGLLLGAFFMATDMVTSPVSTKGKLIYAFGIGFLISMIRMKGGYPEGTAFSILIMNGVVPLINRYTMPKKFGEVKADGKK; this is encoded by the coding sequence ATGGGGCCTTCGCCTCACATAAGAACTTCAGAAACAGTTGACAAAGTAATGTTAGACGTTATAATTGCATTAGTGCCAGCACTTTTAATGGCAGTTTATGTATTTAAAACAAAAGCATTAATAGTTACTGCTGTTTCAGTTATATTCTGTATGTTAACAGAATTTGTATTTAATAAAATAAGAAAAAAAGAATGTACTTTACATGATAAAAGTGCTATTGTAACAGGACTTTTATTTGCATTTGTTATACCAGTTGATATGTCTTTACCATTCGTAGCAATTGGAGCAATAGTTTCTATCGCTTTAGGAAAAATGTTCTTTGGTGGATTAGGTTGTAATATATTTAACCCTGCATTAGTAGGAAGAGCATTTGTTCAAGCATCTTGGCCAGTAGCAATTACTACTTTCTCATTAGATGGAGTAGCAGGACCTACAATGCTAGATGCTATGAAAAGAGGACTTCCAATGTCAGAAGTACTAATTGGAGAAGGAAGTATGTATGTTCAAGCTCTAATAGGAAAAATGGGAGGATGTCTTGGAGAAACTTCTGCTATAGCTATATTATTAGGTGGAGCTTATCTAATCTATAAAAAACAAATAGATTGGAAAATGCCATTAGTAATAATCGGTACAGTAGCAGTATTTACTACATTATTAGGAGCAAAAGATCCAATAATGCAAATTATATCTGGAGGACTTTTATTAGGAGCTTTTTTTATGGCAACTGATATGGTAACAAGTCCAGTATCAACAAAAGGAAAATTAATCTATGCTTTCGGAATAGGGTTCTTAATCTCTATGATAAGAATGAAAGGTGGATATCCAGAAGGAACAGCATTCTCAATATTAATAATGAACGGTGTTGTACCTCTAATCAATAGATACACTATGCCTAAGAAATTTGGGGAGGTGAAAGCTGATGGAAAAAAATAG
- a CDS encoding RnfABCDGE type electron transport complex subunit G: protein MEKNRFIHYGSVLLIIAAISAGTLAGVNAITKGVIAQNNITAANNARTLVLPQAQSFDESQAIQKDDFLFIPGFDGNKKVVGYVVSVNQGGYGGNINFSLGIDLAGKVTGLKVMNHQETPGLGAKITGEEWQKLWIGRDKEYKFDKSVDAFAGATVSPNAVYSGIIRTLSAYAEVTK, encoded by the coding sequence ATGGAAAAAAATAGATTTATACATTATGGATCTGTTCTATTAATTATAGCTGCCATCTCTGCTGGAACTTTGGCAGGAGTAAACGCAATAACAAAAGGTGTTATTGCACAAAATAATATAACAGCTGCTAATAATGCAAGAACATTAGTTCTTCCACAAGCTCAATCTTTTGATGAATCTCAAGCTATACAAAAAGATGACTTCTTATTTATTCCTGGGTTTGATGGAAATAAAAAAGTTGTAGGATATGTAGTTTCAGTAAATCAAGGTGGATATGGAGGAAATATTAATTTCTCTTTAGGAATTGATTTAGCAGGAAAAGTAACAGGATTAAAAGTAATGAATCACCAAGAAACTCCAGGATTAGGAGCTAAAATAACTGGTGAAGAATGGCAAAAACTTTGGATAGGAAGAGATAAAGAATATAAATTCGATAAGAGTGTAGACGCTTTTGCGGGAGCAACAGTATCTCCAAATGCAGTTTATTCAGGAATTATAAGAACTTTATCAGCTTATGCGGAGGTGACTAAATAA
- the rsxE gene encoding electron transport complex subunit RsxE yields the protein MAKSKIGIVINGIIKENPVLVLLLGLCPTLGTSTSAINGMSMGLATTAVLIFSNIIISMIKKAIPDKVRIPAFIMVIASLVTVVQMLMEAYVPDIYKVLGLYIPLIVVNCIVLGRAESFASKNSVIDSACDGLGSGLGFTLALTILGVIREILGNGTVFNITIVPEFWQPALIYILPPGGFMTIACVIAYQNYLKQKKEA from the coding sequence ATGGCAAAAAGTAAAATAGGAATAGTAATAAATGGAATAATCAAAGAAAACCCTGTACTTGTGTTATTATTAGGATTATGTCCAACACTTGGAACATCTACTTCTGCAATAAACGGTATGTCAATGGGACTTGCTACAACAGCAGTTTTGATATTCTCAAATATAATTATATCAATGATTAAAAAAGCTATACCAGATAAAGTAAGAATACCAGCTTTCATCATGGTTATAGCATCTCTAGTTACAGTTGTTCAAATGTTAATGGAAGCTTATGTTCCAGATATCTATAAAGTATTAGGACTTTATATTCCATTAATCGTTGTTAACTGTATAGTTCTTGGAAGAGCAGAAAGTTTTGCCTCTAAAAATAGTGTAATAGATTCTGCATGTGACGGATTAGGATCAGGTTTAGGATTTACATTAGCTTTAACAATACTAGGAGTTATTAGAGAAATTTTAGGAAATGGTACAGTATTTAATATAACTATAGTTCCAGAATTCTGGCAACCAGCTTTAATATACATATTACCTCCTGGAGGATTTATGACAATAGCTTGTGTTATAGCTTATCAAAACTATTTAAAACAAAAGAAGGAGGCATAG
- the rsxA gene encoding electron transport complex subunit RsxA, translated as MDFGKLFSIIITSIFIQNYVFGKVLGICPYMGVSKKVESSIGMGMAIIFVITISSGVTWTAYEFLLKPFGLEYLQTIMFILIIASLVQFVEMAIQKLSPNLYNALGVYLPLITTNCVVLGVAILNIQEGYNFIETVVNGFGAAVGFTLALVLLAGIRERIEYSDIPAPFKGVPIAFLTASCLAMAFMGFSGMKI; from the coding sequence ATGGATTTTGGAAAATTATTTAGTATAATCATAACATCTATCTTTATCCAAAACTATGTTTTCGGTAAAGTATTAGGAATTTGTCCATACATGGGAGTTTCTAAAAAAGTAGAATCTTCTATTGGAATGGGAATGGCAATAATATTCGTTATAACAATATCTTCTGGAGTTACTTGGACAGCATATGAATTTTTATTAAAACCTTTTGGACTTGAATATCTACAAACAATAATGTTTATATTAATTATTGCATCTCTAGTTCAATTTGTTGAAATGGCTATCCAAAAATTATCACCAAACCTATATAATGCTCTTGGAGTTTATCTACCATTAATCACTACTAACTGTGTTGTTCTTGGAGTTGCTATCTTAAATATTCAAGAAGGATATAACTTTATAGAAACAGTTGTAAACGGATTTGGAGCAGCAGTAGGATTTACATTAGCTCTAGTATTGTTAGCAGGAATAAGAGAAAGAATAGAATATTCTGATATCCCAGCTCCATTTAAAGGAGTACCAATTGCTTTCTTAACAGCTAGCTGTTTAGCAATGGCATTTATGGGATTCAGTGGAATGAAAATATAA
- a CDS encoding RnfABCDGE type electron transport complex subunit B, which translates to MSSEILLAIVILGVTGLIMGLFLAFASKKFEVKVDERVEKITACLPGANCGGCGFPGCGGYADAVVNKGAKLNMCAPGGPAVAEKIGEIMGVKVEASAGDKIVAKVLCQGNHENVNKKYNFRGSIKTCASANIYAGGEKSCQYACLGLGDCVKVCPVNAIKVVNGVAQIDPKICVACGACQTACPKNVIAMLPEKNIVTVTCSSKDKGVDAKKNCKVACIGCGMCAKACPKGAITVENNLAKIDPAKCVNCGLCELKCPTLAIVNLRHPSGHGVRKPNPAPAAKKPVEAPKAPEVKAEEKVETK; encoded by the coding sequence ATGAGTAGCGAAATATTACTAGCTATTGTAATTCTAGGAGTTACAGGGCTAATTATGGGATTATTCTTAGCTTTTGCCTCTAAAAAATTTGAGGTTAAAGTTGATGAAAGGGTAGAAAAAATAACTGCTTGCTTACCTGGAGCAAACTGTGGAGGATGTGGATTCCCTGGTTGTGGAGGATATGCAGATGCAGTAGTTAATAAAGGTGCTAAACTTAATATGTGTGCTCCTGGAGGACCAGCAGTAGCTGAGAAAATAGGAGAAATAATGGGTGTTAAAGTAGAAGCATCTGCTGGAGATAAGATTGTAGCTAAAGTTTTATGTCAAGGAAATCATGAGAATGTAAATAAAAAATATAATTTCAGAGGAAGTATTAAAACTTGTGCATCAGCTAACATTTATGCTGGTGGAGAAAAATCTTGTCAATATGCTTGTCTTGGATTAGGAGATTGTGTAAAAGTATGTCCTGTTAATGCTATTAAAGTAGTTAACGGAGTAGCTCAAATAGATCCAAAAATATGTGTAGCTTGTGGTGCGTGTCAAACAGCTTGTCCTAAGAATGTAATAGCTATGTTACCTGAAAAAAATATAGTAACAGTAACTTGCTCTTCTAAAGACAAAGGTGTAGATGCTAAGAAAAATTGTAAAGTTGCTTGTATAGGTTGTGGAATGTGTGCTAAAGCTTGTCCTAAAGGAGCTATCACAGTTGAAAACAATCTTGCAAAAATAGATCCAGCTAAATGTGTAAACTGTGGTCTATGTGAATTAAAATGTCCAACTCTTGCAATTGTTAATTTAAGACATCCAAGTGGACATGGAGTTAGAAAACCAAATCCAGCTCCAGCAGCTAAAAAACCAGTAGAAGCTCCAAAAGCTCCTGAAGTTAAAGCTGAAGAAAAAGTAGAAACTAAATAA